TCCGGGATAGTGTGCGTTTATGGGTGAAAAAACAACTTTCTCCAATTATTGAGGAATATGCACAGCGATCCGAGTTTCCTAAGCAACTGATAAAAGGATTGGCGGAACTTGGTTGCTTTGGCCCTACCATTCCGGTTGAATATGGAGGCGCCGGTTTGGATTATATCTCGTATGGCTTGATGATGCAGGAGATTGAGCGTGGCGATTCAGGCATTCGTTCTGCGGCATCTGTGCAGGGTTCGCTGGTTATGTTTCCCATTTACGCATACGGAAGCGAAGAACAGAAAAAAAAATATCTTCCAAAACTAGCCAAAGGAGAGTGGATGGGTTGCTTTGGATTAACGGAACCGGATTATGGTTCCAACCCTTCTGACATGATTTCCAATTTTAAGGATGCGGGTGATCATGTAGTTCTTAACGGGGCAAAAATGTGGATCAGCAATGCACCCTTTGCCGACATAGCAGTTGTATGGGCAAAGGATGAAAGCGGAGAAATCAGGGGATTGGTGGTAGAGCGGGGCATGCGCGGTTATACTACTCCTGAAACGCATGGCAAATGGTCACTCCGTGCATCAGCAACCGGTGAGCTGGTTTTCGACAATGTACAGGTGCCAAAGGAAAATATTTTTCCTAATGTAAAAGGTTTAAAGGGCCCTCTGGGCTGCCTTACTAAGGCGCGATATGGAATTGCCTGGGGTGCCCTGGGAGCAGCAATGGATTGCTATGATTCTGCTTTAAGGTATTCAAAAGAAAGAATTCAATTTGGAAAGCCCATCGGTGGATTTCAGCTGATTCAAAAAAAATTAGCTGAAATGATAACGGAGATTACGAAAGCGCAATTGCTGGTTTGGCGCCTCGGAGTATTAATGAATGAAGACAGGGTTACCCCTCAGCAGGTTTCTATGGCAAAGAGAAACAGCGTTGAGATTGCAGTCAATATTGCCCGTGAAGCTCGTCAGATTCACGGCGGTATGGGAATTACCGGAGAATATCCGATCATGCGCCATATGATGAACCTTGAATCTGTTCTCACTTATGAAGGAACACATGATATTCATCTTTTAATTACGGGAATGGATGTAACCGGGTTCAATGCCTTTAAGTGATTACCCCAGATTTAAACTGAAAATTACTCCATTACCAGTAGCACCTACACCGAATGCTATTCCATACAATAAGCACAAGATTTCCAAATGCAATGAAACCTGTTGCAAAAGGTGAGGTCATGAACATCACTGAAGAGGCTGTTTGAAATATCATAGCTGAATATCAATCCGCCACCATCAATCCCGCAGACGATGCCATTCCATACAGTTTATTATTAGAAGCCTGCATTACACTTGACGTAGGATATTAGCCGGTAATCGTATCAAATTCATGAAGTTTTATACAGATATTACCAGAAGATTAAAGCTTAATAAAACTCCCACTCCGTAGGTGCTCACCATTAGTGGTTAAACCATATAGCTTACCATCCTTAGCTTTTATAAGGCTGCCACAAATATTCCCCTAAAGCATATTGGCCACCGGAAACTGTGATGCCATATACTAAGGAACCATCATCAGGCAACAAATTGCAAGAGGAGAACCACTGCTAAAGGAATAAATTTTTTCAAACTCCCTGCCATCCCCGTTGATTTTGATAATAGTACCTATTCCATAAGCGCCTCCCAGTTGCATGGTTCTGTAGGCTTCCCCATAATTGAGGGGTTTGCCCATGTAAAGAAGCTGATAAAGCCAATAGTGTAAAAACATGGAAAGATTTCTTCATTATTAAAATATTAAAAATGAATTCTTAAAACTTCTTATGATGCTTGCAAAAAATAAGAACATTTCTAATTATATAAATTCAATAAAGATTATGCTGACCAATTTCTAATCTGTGATTCTAACAATTGCATTTAATTCTTTTTACCAGGCAGCATTGGTACGAATTTGAATTGATCAAAGACTTCTTCTTTGATTTCAGAGGAAGAAATCTTAATAAGCCTGGTCATGCTTTGAATATCTCCGCTCCCGATCGGGATCACCAGGATACCGCCAACATTTAGCTGTTGAATCAATTTTTCAGGTACAAACGGAGCTGCAGCAGTAACAAGGATCTTATCAAATGGAGCAAAGGTTGGCAATCCCTCATATCCATCACCATAAAAACATTTAATGTGAGAATAGCCAAGCGCCTTAAGAATTATTTTTGATCTTTCATATAAGGGCCTCAATCTTTCTATGGTAAGAATTCGGGCCTGCATCTCTGAAAGAATGCAAGCTTGGTATCCGGAACCGGTTCCCACTTCAAGAATTTTATCCCCTTTTTGCACTCTAAGGAGCTGTGTCTGGTATGCTACCGTATAAGGTTGAGAGATGGTCTGTCCCTGGCCAATCGGAAAGGCATTATCCTCATAGGCCCGTTCAATAAAAGCACTATCAAAAGCAAACAAATGCCGCGGTACATTTTCCATAGCCTGCAGTACTGCTGTATCGCTTATGCCACGACTCCTTATTACTTCCATTAATTTTTTTCGCATGCCTTTGTGACGAAAGGTATCTGCCTGATTAATCATTACTTCTTCTGATGTAGAAAGCAAAGTTATAAGGAATATAGAGCTTCTGATTTACTGTAACGGTCTGTTAATTAATTTAGAATAACCTGATGAAATCCAGTTAAATTGCCGATGACTCATTATTGAATCTGTATATCTTCGCCATCATCATTTATAAAATAATCCACCATCAACCTTATGACACCTATCAAATTCGGAACAGACGGATGGAGAGCCATTATTGCCCTCGACTATACGGTTGAAAACGTGATGCGGGTCTCACAGGCTACCGCGCTATGGCTAAAAAAAAATTATGAGCAACCTAAAATAGTGATCGGTCACGATTGCCGTTTCGGCGGCGATCTGTTTGCAAAAGCTGTGGCGCGCATTATGTGTGCGAACGGTATAAAAACTTTTCTTGCAGAAGGGTTTGTATCAACGCCTATGGTTTCTATGGGCGCAAAAGTTTTTGGGGCTGGAATAGGCGTAGTGATCACAGCAAGTCATAATCCCCCGTCTTATAATGGGTTTAAGTTGAAAAGTGAGCATGGCGGACCGAGCTCTCCGGCTATAATTTCCGAAGTGGAAACAATGATACCGGCTTTAGTTGATATTCCTTTGGTTTCTATAGATGATTACGAAACGGATGGATTATTGGAATACGTGGATTTGGAAACCATGTATGTAGATGCAGTACGAAAAAGTTTTGATCTGGATGCCATAAATAACAGCAGCGTAATGGTCGCTTACGATGCCATGTATGGTGCAGGTCAAAGAGTAATTCCCCAAATCCTGAAAAGTCCCATATTGCTTCATTGCGATTACAATCCCTCTTTTAAAGGTATTGCGCCTGAACCGCTGGACCGCAACCTGGCCGAACTGGCCTCACTGATCCGTAACAGCCCGAATAACGTATGCGGCTGGGCAACAGACGGCGATGCAGATCGAATTGGGATGTATGATGAAGACGGCAATTTTGTGGATGCCCATCACATTATCCTCCTTTTGATCCATTACCTCCATAAATACAAGGGCATGACCGGTAAAGTGGTTGTTGCATTTTCTGTTTCTGATAAGGTAAAAAAGATGTGCATGAAATATGGTCTGCCGGTGGAGGTTACCCGGATTGGTTTTAAATACATCAGCGATAAAATGGTACAGGACGATGTATTGGTTGGAGGCGAAGAGTCGGGAGGCATCGCCGTTAAAGGCCACATCCCGGAGCGCGATGGTATCTGGGATGGATTGATCCTTTTGGAATTTATGGCGAAGACCGGTAAAACCATGAAGCAGATTATCGGTGAAGTATACGACGTAGTAGGCAGCTTTTCTTTCGACCGGCTTGATCTTCATCTCGATGAATCACTTAAGCAGCAGATTATACAGAACTGCAGGGAAAATAAATATGCTTCCTTTGGAAGTTACCAGGTGCGGCGTATAGAAGACATTGACGGCTTTAAATATCATTTCGATAACGATCAATGGATCATGATACGCGCCTCAGGAACAGAACCTTTGCTTCGTGTTTATGGTGAAGCCGCTACGCGCGAAGAGGTGACAGAGCTTTTACAAACAGCAAAGAAAGAATTGCTGGGGTAAAGATTATTCTATTTTTTAACCTTTTTTAAAATTATTTATGAAGAATTCTTTACTTTATTTTTCTCTATTCCTGATACACAATGCTTCCTTTTCACAAGGCATAATGACCCCTGAGCTAATGTGGAAACTGGGAAGAGTTGCAGGTGAAGCCCTGAGCCCTGATGGTAATAATGTGATCTATGGCGTCACCTATTATGATATGGCTGCTAATAAGAGCGAGCGGAACCTCTATACAATATCTCTTAACGGAGGCGAGGCCAGACAGATTACCACCACAATGGGAAGTGAATCTGGTGTACAGGTAACTCCATCTGGTAAAATGGGATATATATATAAAGGGCAATGGTGGGAATCAAACTGGGATGGCAGTGCACCTAAACAGATCAGCAATGTGGAAGGAGATATTGATAATGTAAAATTTACCACTGACGGTAAATATGTTTTGTATACCAAAGAGGTTAAGGTCATTAGTAATTACCACGACCGGTATTCTGATCTTCCAAAAGCAGAAGCTCACGAGGCCGATGATTTAATGTATCGCCATTGGGATGAGTGGGAAGATGGCAGCTACAGTCATATTTTTTACGCCTCTTATTATGACGGTCAATTCAGTGACGATAAGGATATCCTGCAGGGTGAACCCTATGATTCACCTCAAAAGCCCGATGGCGGGCCAGAAGATATTATATGGGATGGTTTGGGCCAGGGAATCATTTATGTATGCAAGAAAAAAAAACTGGTAAAGAATATGCATTGAGCACCAACACCGATCTGTATTATTACAATCTCTCAACAGGTAAAACAACAGATCTCACCTTAGAAGGAAAAGGGTATGATACTAACCCCGCAATGTCGCCAAAAGGTACCTGGATCGCGTATACGAGCATGGCAAAAGAAGGCTTTGAAGCAGATAAGAATGATCTGATAATTGCCAATCTTTTATCAGGAATGCGCATTAACGTAACAAAAGACTGGGACGGTACCGTAGGATCCATTCAATGGAGCAATGATGCGAAGAAGATTTATTTCCTTGCTGTAACTGAAGGCACTGAACAAATCTTTGAAGCGACATTACAGCCGGATGCTACAAAAAATTCCGTAAAAGATATAAGGCAGGTTACCAAAGGTGATCATGATATCACAGATTTTACAGGAGAATTAAATTCAGTTATGGTCGCCTCGAAGCAGGATATGAACCATGCGGCGGAATTAGTCAGGATAGATTTAAAGTCAGGAGAAATATCTCCTCTTACACAGGTTAATAAGTCAGCTTATGAAGGGATAAAGACAAGCCGCATAGATAAGGTATGGGTAACCACTTCCGATAATAAAAAAATGCTCACATGGGTCATCTACCCACCTGATTATGATGCCGGTAAAAGGTATCCTGCATTACTGTACTGTCAGGGTGGGCCACAATCCGCACTTTCACAATTCTATTCTTTCCGCTGGAATTTTCAGGTTATGGCTGCCAACGGATATATTGTAATAGCCCCCAATAGAAGAGGAATGCCGGGATATGGAGTACAATGGAATTCTGCTATCAGCGGAGATTGGGGTGGCCAGCCTATCCGTGATTATTTATCTGCGGTAGATTCAATTTCAAAGTGGCCTTCAGTAGATAAATCAAGAATTGGGGCAGTAGGAGCAAGCTATGGCGGCTATTCCGTTTATATGCTGGAAGGTGCAGGAAACGGCCGGTTTAAAACGTGTATCGCTCACTGTGGATTATTTAATCTGGAGAGCTGGTATGGATCTACAGAAGAGCTGTGGTTTGCAAACTGGGATGTGGGTGGACCGTACTGGAAAAACCCGGAGCCAAAAAGTTACCTCGAATCCAATCCTGTAAAATCTGTTGACAAATGGAATACACCCATTATGATTATAGAGGGTGAAAGGGATTACCGGGTTCCTTATAACCAGGGATTGGAGGCTTTCCAGGCAGCACAGCTTAAAGGTATTAAAAGCCGCCTGCTGGTTTTCCCGGATGAAACTCATTATGTATTGCAACCGCAGAATAGCTTGCTTTGGTATCGTGAATTCTACAGGTGGCTTGATGAAACATTAAAACAGTAAAAAATATAACTTCCCTGGAATTAATTTTAATAAATATTGTTTAAGACTTCCAACAGTGTATAAAAAACATGCTCCATTTTTAGATTTCAACCATTAAACTATATTACTTTTCTATTGTCTGTAAACGCTTATCACAAATTAACTGAACACTCATGTTCGGTTCTCATTTTAACTTCTTTCAAACTAAAATTATTGTAATGACTTTGAAAAATTTCTCCCGAATAATGTCTCTAAGTGTGGCGCTCCTTTTATGCAGCCATTCTATATGGGCTCAATTTCAATATGTTAATCCCAAACCCGGGTCTTCGATGCACCATGTTGAGACAGGGATTATCTTGCGAAATGGCGCCTTAATTGATCCTTCATCTCTGCAGGCTTCCCTTTTTTCTGTAGTTGGTTCTAAGAGCGGGAACCATGCAGTAAAAATTATTTTAGCAGACGACAGTAAGACTGTGCTCCTTAATCCAATTGTGGTTTTTAAGCCTGGTGAAACCGTAACCGTAACGGTAAAAAGTGGCATGAAAACGCTGCAGGGATTGACGATTACAGGCACTACTTTCACTTTTAAAATAGGAGATACCGGAAACCCGGAAACTCAGGCAAGAATTCAAAATGCTTTAGCCCAAATTCATACAGAAGAAATGGGAGCTCCACCGGTAATTTCACGCACTAATTCACCTGCTGATTGGCATCATGCCTTACCACCTTTTGATATCTGGGTTAACAACAATCCCGCACCCGGTCAGATTTTCTTCCACAATTTTAGTTTTTTCCTAACAGGTACATCTCATTACTGTATTATAGAAAATAACGGAGATTCTGTATATGGAAAGTGGGATACCATCAAGGGAAACAATTTTACACTCAATGGTAATAACTACCTCACGTTATATAATGATACATTAATGGCATTCCAGGTTTTGGATTCAAATTATAACTCTATTGATACTTTTCAGATGGGGAATGGCTATAAAGCGGATGTCCACGAATTCCTAATTTATTCAAACGGTCACTCTTTTCTTGAAAGCTACGATGCGGAACCATTTGATATGACTATTTACAATCCTACCTATAATCCGGACGCAATAGTGACCGGGGCCGTAGTTCAGGAATTGGATAAAAATAAAAATGTGATTTTTCAGTGGAGAAGCTGGGACTACTTCCAGGTAACAGATGATACACATGATCCGCTAACTACGAGTACTATCGATTATGTACACCTCAATTCAATTTATCCGGATACGGATGGAAATATAATTGTTTCATGCCGGTCAATGGATGAGGTAACCAAGATTAATCATACTACCGGAGGACTTGTATGGAGATGGGGTGGGAAAAATAATCAGTTCACCTTTGTTTCGGATGCGGAAAAATTTTCACATCAGCACGATGTAATTCGAATCACTAATGGACATATTACCATGTTTGACAATGGTAATTACCACAGTCCGCCACAATCATTTGCAAAAGAGTATCAGTTGGATGAAGTAAATAAAGTAGCTACTCTTGTGTGGAAATATTCACGTAATACTTCTGCAGGACCTGTTTATGGTAATGCCATGGGAAGTATGCAGCGGTTAGCAAATGGCAACACCTTAATTAGCTGGGGCCTGATATATGTCCCTGAATTTCCTACCGCAACGGAAGTTGATATAAATCAAAACGTGGTTTGGGAAATGCGCCTGGATGATACTTATACAGATGCTATTTACCGCATTCATAAATTTACCTGGGATCCCTGTTCCCGCCCTACTACAAGTACTATGAGAGCCACGAATATTACAGCTACAAAGGCTCAGCTTTCATGGGGTGCCGCTACGAACGCTTCCAGCTATTCTTTAAACTACCGGCTTCAGGGTGCTACAAACTGGATTGTAAAGAGCCCTAGCAGTCCTAATAAAACGGTTAAAAAACTTACCCCCGGAAGCACCTACGAATGGAGAGTAAGATCAACCTGTACCAATCCGTCTGCACAATCAGGATATACGGGCATAAAGACTTTTAATACATTAGCCGGCAGAGATGTTGTTCTTACAGAAAATAAAGAAAGTAACGTTTATATTTATCCTAACCCGGCTGCAGGACTTTTTACGATTCATTTTAATGTAGATCAGGATGGTCCTGTACAAATAAAAATTTATGATATAACGGGTCGCATAATTTATTTTATTAATAAAGATATGAACGTTGGAGAGCAGGCACTCAAAGTAAATCTTGATGGTGTAACTGCGGGGATGTATGTGGCTGAAATCAGAACAGCGTCAGGTAAGTTTACACAGAAACTTGTTATTGAATAGTCTTAACGTGATACAAAGAAAAAGGGGCCCTGCTGCCCCTTTTTTTTGTGTGAATATTTTCGGTGAGAGAATCTTTTTCCTTATTATTTACGTCTACTGATAACCCGGGATTGATCATCAGTATTCTAAATTAATTTAATATTAAATTGAATTAACTAAATGAAATTGGTTTTTTTATGTATGCTATTAAGCGTCTGGAAACCCATTGAGTTTCAATCAAATGATTTGTACTTCCCCCGGAATGTTCAGCAAGCATTTGAAAAAGGCACGCGTTCTTCTGATGGCAGACCTGGTGAAAATTACTGGCAAAATAGTGGGGACTATAACATCAATATTTCTTTCGATCCCAAAACACTTTTACTTAGCGGAAAAGAAACCATAGTATATCACAACAACAGTCCTGATACACTCCATAAAATAGTAATACATCTTTATCCTGATTATTATAAAAAAGGCCTGCTCCATAATTATCCCATTGACGAAAAAGATGAAAATGAGGGTGTAACAGTAGAACAGTTATCCATAAATGGAGAAGAATTTGATTTGGGCCTGAAGGGAAACTCGGAAAGACTCGGCACTAACCTGACCATTTTTCCTGTTAAGAAAATAGTGCCAGAGAGCACAGCAAGCGTTCAAATTACATGGCATTATACGGTGAATAAAGGTTCCCATAACCGGACCGGCGAAGTTGATTCATCTTCCTTTTTTTTGGCGTACACCTTTCCGCGCATAGCTGTTTATGATGATATTGATGGCTGGGATACCTGGAGCTACATTGGTTTGCAGGAATTTTATAACGACTGGGGAAACTTTCAGGTCGAAATCTCAATGCCCGCTGGTTTTGTAGTTTGGGGTACGGGCGAACTGATGAATGCAGGGGAAGTTTTTGATAAAAAGATCTTTGATAAATACCAGGCTGCTCTTCACAGTGACCGGGAAATAGATATAATAAATGCAGCCGACTATAAAAACGGACCGGTTACCGGAACAAACCAGCAACTTACCTGGAAATTTTCTGCAAAAGATGTAACTGACTTTGCCTTTGCATTGAGTGACCATTATTTGTGGGACGGTAGTTCTTTAGTGGTAGATAAAAGATCAGGCCGAAGGGTCTTTATCGATGCAGCTTATAACAAAGATTCAAAAGATTTTAAAGAGGTGGCAAGCGTTTCCAGAAAGTGCATAGACATTATGAGCAACACTTATCCCGCTGTTCCCTTTCCCTTTCAACACGAAACGATATTTAACGGTCTTGATGAGATGGAATACCCAATGATGGTAAATGATAATTCTA
The nucleotide sequence above comes from Chitinophagales bacterium. Encoded proteins:
- a CDS encoding M1 family metallopeptidase is translated as MKLVFLCMLLSVWKPIEFQSNDLYFPRNVQQAFEKGTRSSDGRPGENYWQNSGDYNINISFDPKTLLLSGKETIVYHNNSPDTLHKIVIHLYPDYYKKGLLHNYPIDEKDENEGVTVEQLSINGEEFDLGLKGNSERLGTNLTIFPVKKIVPESTASVQITWHYTVNKGSHNRTGEVDSSSFFLAYTFPRIAVYDDIDGWDTWSYIGLQEFYNDWGNFQVEISMPAGFVVWGTGELMNAGEVFDKKIFDKYQAALHSDREIDIINAADYKNGPVTGTNQQLTWKFSAKDVTDFAFALSDHYLWDGSSLVVDKRSGRRVFIDAAYNKDSKDFKEVASVSRKCIDIMSNTYPAVPFPFQHETIFNGLDEMEYPMMVNDNSTDSRKDMVQLTSHEIFHSYFPFYMGINETKYAWMDEGWATIGESIISPMLNEPEDEGIFMREKYETIAGTDDEVPMITNSELQTQVSYSTNSYGKPGIFYWTLQNLLGDEIFFRALHEYINRWHGKHPVPYDFFNTFNDVSAQDLSWFFKPWFFESGYPDLTIKEVSKIESGSLNASEKWNVLIERKGSIPVPVYLEFILQNNAIVKFNSTAAIWQDGKKEFTVEEQLPGKLKEIKLGNSFIPDTNKKDNDRIINNK
- a CDS encoding aryl-sulfate sulfotransferase, with the protein product MTLKNFSRIMSLSVALLLCSHSIWAQFQYVNPKPGSSMHHVETGIILRNGALIDPSSLQASLFSVVGSKSGNHAVKIILADDSKTVLLNPIVVFKPGETVTVTVKSGMKTLQGLTITGTTFTFKIGDTGNPETQARIQNALAQIHTEEMGAPPVISRTNSPADWHHALPPFDIWVNNNPAPGQIFFHNFSFFLTGTSHYCIIENNGDSVYGKWDTIKGNNFTLNGNNYLTLYNDTLMAFQVLDSNYNSIDTFQMGNGYKADVHEFLIYSNGHSFLESYDAEPFDMTIYNPTYNPDAIVTGAVVQELDKNKNVIFQWRSWDYFQVTDDTHDPLTTSTIDYVHLNSIYPDTDGNIIVSCRSMDEVTKINHTTGGLVWRWGGKNNQFTFVSDAEKFSHQHDVIRITNGHITMFDNGNYHSPPQSFAKEYQLDEVNKVATLVWKYSRNTSAGPVYGNAMGSMQRLANGNTLISWGLIYVPEFPTATEVDINQNVVWEMRLDDTYTDAIYRIHKFTWDPCSRPTTSTMRATNITATKAQLSWGAATNASSYSLNYRLQGATNWIVKSPSSPNKTVKKLTPGSTYEWRVRSTCTNPSAQSGYTGIKTFNTLAGRDVVLTENKESNVYIYPNPAAGLFTIHFNVDQDGPVQIKIYDITGRIIYFINKDMNVGEQALKVNLDGVTAGMYVAEIRTASGKFTQKLVIE
- a CDS encoding protein-L-isoaspartate(D-aspartate) O-methyltransferase: MINQADTFRHKGMRKKLMEVIRSRGISDTAVLQAMENVPRHLFAFDSAFIERAYEDNAFPIGQGQTISQPYTVAYQTQLLRVQKGDKILEVGTGSGYQACILSEMQARILTIERLRPLYERSKIILKALGYSHIKCFYGDGYEGLPTFAPFDKILVTAAAPFVPEKLIQQLNVGGILVIPIGSGDIQSMTRLIKISSSEIKEEVFDQFKFVPMLPGKKN
- a CDS encoding phosphoglucomutase/phosphomannomutase family protein, producing MTPIKFGTDGWRAIIALDYTVENVMRVSQATALWLKKNYEQPKIVIGHDCRFGGDLFAKAVARIMCANGIKTFLAEGFVSTPMVSMGAKVFGAGIGVVITASHNPPSYNGFKLKSEHGGPSSPAIISEVETMIPALVDIPLVSIDDYETDGLLEYVDLETMYVDAVRKSFDLDAINNSSVMVAYDAMYGAGQRVIPQILKSPILLHCDYNPSFKGIAPEPLDRNLAELASLIRNSPNNVCGWATDGDADRIGMYDEDGNFVDAHHIILLLIHYLHKYKGMTGKVVVAFSVSDKVKKMCMKYGLPVEVTRIGFKYISDKMVQDDVLVGGEESGGIAVKGHIPERDGIWDGLILLEFMAKTGKTMKQIIGEVYDVVGSFSFDRLDLHLDESLKQQIIQNCRENKYASFGSYQVRRIEDIDGFKYHFDNDQWIMIRASGTEPLLRVYGEAATREEVTELLQTAKKELLG
- a CDS encoding acyl-CoA dehydrogenase family protein — encoded protein: MRDDQFQHPDYFLVDELLSEEQKLIRDSVRLWVKKQLSPIIEEYAQRSEFPKQLIKGLAELGCFGPTIPVEYGGAGLDYISYGLMMQEIERGDSGIRSAASVQGSLVMFPIYAYGSEEQKKKYLPKLAKGEWMGCFGLTEPDYGSNPSDMISNFKDAGDHVVLNGAKMWISNAPFADIAVVWAKDESGEIRGLVVERGMRGYTTPETHGKWSLRASATGELVFDNVQVPKENIFPNVKGLKGPLGCLTKARYGIAWGALGAAMDCYDSALRYSKERIQFGKPIGGFQLIQKKLAEMITEITKAQLLVWRLGVLMNEDRVTPQQVSMAKRNSVEIAVNIAREARQIHGGMGITGEYPIMRHMMNLESVLTYEGTHDIHLLITGMDVTGFNAFK